A portion of the Helicobacteraceae bacterium genome contains these proteins:
- a CDS encoding NAD(P)-dependent alcohol dehydrogenase, with amino-acid sequence MKGFAMLGLNKVGWVEKERPVAGPLDAIVRPLAISPCTSDIHTVWEGAIGDRHNLVLGHEGVGEVVEAGSLVKDFKVGDRVIIPAITPDWQAVASQRGFSQHSNGMLNGWKFSNSKDGLMAEFFHVNEADGNMALLPKEISVEEGTMLSDMVPTGFHGANNAEIEYGDTVAVIGIGPVGLMAVAGSNLRGAARILAVGSRPKCIEVAKIYGATDIINYKDGDIVEQIKDKVGGEGVDKVIIAGGDVNTFEQAVQIIRPAGIISNINYLGTGDYIKIPRVGWGLGMGHIRVVGGLMPGGRKNMEYLARLMKYGKLDVKPLLTHRFKGFEHIEEALLLMKDKPKDLIKPVVTI; translated from the coding sequence ATGAAAGGGTTTGCGATGCTCGGTCTTAACAAGGTCGGTTGGGTGGAGAAAGAGCGGCCTGTCGCCGGACCGTTGGACGCTATTGTGCGTCCGCTCGCCATTTCGCCTTGCACGTCGGATATTCATACGGTTTGGGAAGGCGCCATCGGAGATCGCCACAATTTGGTGCTAGGGCATGAAGGCGTCGGAGAGGTCGTTGAAGCGGGTTCGTTAGTAAAAGACTTTAAGGTCGGCGATAGGGTAATCATACCCGCCATTACGCCCGATTGGCAGGCGGTAGCTTCGCAGAGAGGATTTTCACAGCACTCAAACGGCATGCTAAACGGCTGGAAATTTTCCAACAGCAAAGACGGCTTGATGGCTGAGTTTTTTCACGTAAACGAGGCGGACGGCAATATGGCGCTTTTGCCTAAGGAGATTAGCGTCGAAGAAGGCACGATGTTGTCCGATATGGTGCCAACCGGTTTTCACGGCGCGAATAACGCCGAAATCGAATACGGCGATACCGTCGCGGTTATCGGTATCGGACCTGTGGGGCTTATGGCGGTAGCGGGTTCAAATCTTCGCGGCGCGGCGCGGATTTTAGCGGTCGGCTCGCGTCCAAAGTGTATCGAAGTCGCAAAAATATACGGCGCGACCGACATTATCAACTATAAAGACGGCGACATAGTCGAACAGATCAAGGATAAAGTCGGCGGCGAAGGCGTCGATAAAGTTATTATCGCGGGCGGCGACGTCAATACGTTTGAACAAGCCGTGCAAATTATCCGCCCCGCCGGTATTATCTCCAACATCAACTATCTTGGAACCGGCGACTATATTAAAATACCGCGCGTCGGCTGGGGGCTTGGAATGGGGCATATCAGGGTTGTAGGCGGTCTTATGCCCGGCGGCAGGAAAAATATGGAATACCTCGCGCGTTTGATGAAATACGGCAAGCTCGACGTTAAACCGCTTCTTACGCATAGGTTTAAGGGCTTTGAGCATATAGAAGAGGCTTTGTTGCTTATGAAAGATAAGCCAAAAGACCTTATTAAACCGGTCGTTACGATCTAA
- a CDS encoding aldo/keto reductase: protein MRATNEGTKRYASRHKKRKDAYSIAEGLAISSIGVGSFMPEPYWEEAYKFSYEEAVFTAIANGINHIDTAINYRFRQSEREIGAAIRRVIDDGVAKRDELFAATKAGFLPLDYPFPQNPYEWIEKEIIKTNLATREEIICDQHCIAPKFLAQSLEWSLANLGLEAIDCLYLHNPETQLGYVDYATLLKRIEAAFALFESLCDAGKIGCYGVASWNAFLWEENHAEYIRLNDLVKIARKIRGEKHRFRFIQLPFNLAKPHAYNYVNQPLDDGLYYTPIQAAQRLGLHTIASSSLLRMALFKRPFSPKAAAALGGGFTSAVQYALQFARSAQGVKSALFSSKSVDHVKENLLVLEAEKTAAKDYNALFSL, encoded by the coding sequence TTGCGGGCTACAAACGAAGGAACAAAACGATACGCCTCAAGACATAAAAAACGCAAAGACGCCTATTCGATCGCCGAAGGATTGGCGATCAGCTCTATCGGCGTAGGCAGTTTTATGCCGGAGCCGTATTGGGAAGAGGCGTATAAGTTTAGCTACGAGGAGGCGGTATTTACCGCGATCGCAAACGGAATAAACCATATCGACACGGCGATCAACTATCGCTTTAGGCAGAGCGAGCGGGAGATTGGCGCGGCGATCAGGCGCGTTATAGACGACGGCGTAGCAAAACGCGACGAACTATTCGCGGCTACCAAAGCGGGGTTTTTGCCGCTAGATTACCCTTTTCCGCAAAATCCGTATGAGTGGATTGAAAAGGAGATTATCAAAACTAATTTAGCGACGCGAGAGGAGATTATATGCGATCAGCACTGCATAGCGCCAAAGTTTCTAGCCCAAAGCCTCGAGTGGTCGCTTGCCAATCTAGGATTAGAGGCGATCGACTGCCTCTATCTGCATAACCCTGAAACGCAACTTGGCTACGTAGATTACGCAACGCTACTAAAGCGGATTGAAGCGGCTTTCGCGCTGTTTGAGTCGCTGTGCGACGCGGGCAAGATCGGTTGTTACGGCGTAGCAAGCTGGAACGCCTTTTTATGGGAGGAAAATCACGCGGAATATATCCGTCTAAACGATCTTGTCAAAATCGCGCGCAAAATCAGAGGGGAAAAACACCGCTTCAGGTTTATTCAACTGCCCTTCAATCTTGCCAAACCGCACGCCTACAACTACGTCAATCAACCGCTTGACGACGGGCTTTATTACACGCCGATTCAAGCGGCGCAACGGCTGGGACTGCATACGATCGCAAGCTCGTCGCTACTTAGAATGGCGCTGTTTAAGCGCCCGTTTTCGCCAAAGGCGGCGGCGGCGCTTGGCGGCGGCTTTACCTCCGCCGTTCAATACGCTTTGCAGTTTGCTAGAAGCGCGCAAGGGGTGAAATCCGCTCTGTTTAGCTCTAAAAGCGTCGATCACGTGAAAGAGAACCTGCTTGTTTTAGAGGCAGAAAAAACCGCCGCAAAGGATTACAATGCGCTTTTTAGTTTATAA
- the nifT gene encoding putative nitrogen fixation protein NifT — protein sequence MAKVMLREKGETIYFYVAKKDMEETIKTIEFNDDDKFGGKVTLGNGEEWFIDPAPKKLPREVNAKRLSE from the coding sequence GTGGCAAAAGTAATGCTAAGAGAGAAGGGCGAGACGATCTATTTTTACGTCGCCAAAAAAGATATGGAGGAGACGATCAAAACGATCGAGTTTAACGACGACGATAAGTTTGGCGGCAAGGTAACGCTTGGCAACGGCGAGGAGTGGTTTATCGACCCCGCGCCAAAAAAATTGCCCCGCGAGGTAAATGCAAAGCGCTTGAGCGAGTAG
- a CDS encoding MipA/OmpV family protein — translation MQNAVIALFFALSLCLSAFADGGNVTSDVNQTKQPDFRYSIGFGVINTMYFTKSSGSRWFALPYGDLRYKTLFLSLRGAGADLPLGGGVILSPTIGYRGGRDDDGSLKGMGVVDAEATYGASISLMRPRVVLGASFFRGFSSGSATYGINVGFPFALGDNWTISPALSAQFGDRKYNQAYYGVSARQAARTRYDPYEPNGGLTGISTALAISYRITKKLSANLFIRHTRFVDQAAKSPLTKDGAYNQNNFGAIIVYKPR, via the coding sequence ATGCAAAACGCCGTAATCGCCTTATTCTTTGCGCTATCGCTCTGCCTAAGCGCGTTTGCCGACGGTGGTAACGTTACGTCCGACGTCAATCAAACCAAACAACCCGATTTTCGTTATTCGATCGGTTTTGGCGTTATAAATACGATGTATTTTACTAAAAGCTCAGGTTCGCGCTGGTTCGCGCTGCCTTACGGCGATCTGCGCTACAAAACGCTGTTTTTATCGCTTAGAGGCGCGGGCGCCGATCTGCCGCTTGGCGGCGGCGTTATTTTATCGCCGACGATCGGTTATAGAGGCGGGCGCGACGACGACGGCTCGCTAAAAGGCATGGGCGTAGTCGATGCGGAGGCGACCTACGGCGCGTCAATTAGCCTTATGCGACCGCGCGTCGTTTTGGGAGCGAGTTTTTTTCGCGGTTTTTCAAGCGGCTCGGCTACATACGGAATAAACGTCGGTTTTCCCTTTGCGCTTGGCGATAATTGGACGATCTCGCCCGCTCTTTCCGCGCAGTTTGGCGATCGCAAATACAACCAAGCCTATTACGGCGTAAGCGCGAGGCAGGCGGCGAGAACGCGTTACGATCCATACGAGCCAAACGGCGGGTTAACGGGTATATCGACCGCGCTGGCGATTAGTTACCGTATTACGAAAAAGCTAAGCGCAAACCTATTTATCCGCCATACGCGTTTTGTCGATCAAGCCGCCAAATCGCCGCTAACCAAAGACGGGGCATATAACCAAAACAACTTCGGCGCTATAATCGTCTATAAACCGCGCTAA
- a CDS encoding SAM-dependent methyltransferase has protein sequence MIRFSDYAREWLYGENGYYATPKSLGKAGDFYTSVSVTPFFGGAIADYITRQIAAGELSSEAAIVEFGAHDGRLIADVIQFIYTLEPSLIKSLKFAIVEPIGALRARQREYLTASFGDAVAIAIAPSVDQISAKSAFVYANELFDAFPFDLIDGGKMAYVDNGRVVWRAADDETLNRARLLGIERGELFLGYETFAANLKNSFAAAFFMTFDYAAIAPRGDFSARIYANHETIPIFEPKTLAPYFARTDLTADAPFWHIKKAFADAGFSVAEIKNQNTALLEMGLTNLLEIYHEKAGFEAYSKEVGRVRALLDPAQLGERFKRLLARY, from the coding sequence ATGATCCGCTTTAGCGACTACGCCAGAGAGTGGCTTTACGGCGAAAACGGCTACTACGCGACGCCAAAATCGCTTGGCAAAGCGGGCGATTTTTATACGAGCGTTAGCGTAACGCCGTTTTTTGGCGGCGCGATCGCCGACTATATAACGCGTCAAATCGCGGCGGGAGAGTTAAGTAGCGAGGCGGCGATTGTCGAGTTTGGCGCGCACGACGGACGTCTGATCGCCGATGTGATTCAATTTATTTACACGCTTGAGCCGAGCTTGATCAAGAGCTTGAAATTCGCGATCGTGGAGCCAATCGGGGCTTTGCGAGCAAGGCAGCGCGAATATCTAACGGCGAGTTTTGGCGACGCGGTTGCTATAGCGATCGCGCCGTCGGTCGATCAAATAAGCGCTAAATCCGCGTTTGTCTATGCGAACGAGCTGTTCGACGCTTTCCCTTTTGACCTGATCGACGGCGGTAAAATGGCTTACGTCGATAACGGGCGCGTTGTTTGGCGCGCGGCGGACGATGAAACGCTAAATCGCGCTCGTCTGTTAGGTATCGAGCGCGGCGAGCTATTTTTGGGTTACGAAACGTTTGCCGCCAATCTGAAAAACAGCTTTGCCGCCGCCTTTTTTATGACCTTTGATTATGCGGCGATCGCGCCTAGAGGGGATTTTTCCGCGAGAATCTACGCAAATCACGAAACGATTCCCATTTTCGAGCCAAAAACGTTAGCGCCCTATTTTGCGCGGACGGATTTAACTGCCGACGCGCCGTTTTGGCATATCAAAAAGGCGTTTGCGGACGCGGGATTTAGCGTCGCCGAGATCAAAAATCAAAATACGGCGCTTTTGGAGATGGGATTAACCAACCTGCTGGAGATTTACCATGAAAAAGCGGGGTTTGAAGCCTATAGCAAAGAGGTCGGGCGCGTTCGCGCCCTGTTAGACCCCGCGCAACTCGGCGAGCGGTTTAAGCGGCTTCTTGCGCGGTATTAG
- a CDS encoding aminotransferase class III-fold pyridoxal phosphate-dependent enzyme: MTLKELDDQYVLHTYARRQIAFERGQNARAFDENRNDYIDFTSGIGVNSIGHNNPRLVCAIAEQAGRILHGSNLYLNRNQAELAQTIARLSGMNTRTFFANSGAEANECAIKIARKYGEKSGRYKIITLKNSFHGRTIAALKATAQDKFHEHFGPFPDGFAYADDLDDALKLIDGRTIGVMVEIVQGEGGVVPMNKEKIKKLAARLKKDRLLLIADEIQCGVYRCGEFLASQIYGVEPDIFTLAKGLGGGVPIGAAATTLKEVFIYGDHGSTFGGNFLAAKAALVTLDVLERLQASGELQKTIDYFGDRCRAIALNFPNLFVGVTGIGLMKALIARDEQTRGAIIDAAHANRLLALRAGETHIRLLPPLTVTKEEINEGFARFESACRLVK, from the coding sequence ATGACGCTGAAAGAGCTTGACGATCAATATGTGCTACACACCTACGCTAGGCGGCAGATTGCTTTTGAGCGCGGACAAAACGCGAGGGCGTTCGACGAGAACCGAAACGATTATATCGATTTCACAAGCGGGATCGGCGTTAATTCGATCGGGCATAACAACCCGCGTTTGGTTTGCGCGATCGCCGAGCAGGCGGGCAGGATTTTGCACGGCTCTAATCTCTACTTAAACCGCAATCAAGCGGAGCTGGCGCAAACGATTGCGCGCTTAAGCGGCATGAATACGAGAACGTTTTTTGCCAACAGCGGCGCGGAGGCGAACGAGTGCGCTATTAAGATCGCGCGAAAATACGGCGAAAAGAGCGGGCGATACAAAATTATCACGCTCAAAAACTCCTTTCACGGACGGACGATCGCGGCGCTTAAAGCCACCGCGCAGGATAAATTTCACGAGCATTTTGGACCCTTTCCCGACGGGTTTGCATACGCGGACGATCTAGACGACGCGCTTAAATTGATCGACGGGCGAACAATCGGCGTAATGGTCGAGATCGTTCAGGGCGAGGGGGGCGTAGTCCCGATGAACAAAGAGAAGATCAAAAAGCTCGCCGCGCGGCTAAAAAAAGATAGGTTGCTGCTGATAGCCGACGAGATTCAGTGCGGCGTTTATCGTTGCGGCGAGTTTTTGGCTTCGCAAATCTACGGCGTCGAACCGGATATTTTTACCCTTGCCAAGGGGCTTGGCGGCGGCGTTCCGATCGGCGCGGCGGCTACGACGCTTAAAGAGGTTTTTATATACGGCGATCACGGCTCGACCTTTGGCGGTAATTTTCTCGCCGCAAAAGCGGCTTTGGTTACGCTAGACGTTTTGGAGCGGTTGCAAGCGAGCGGAGAGTTGCAAAAGACAATCGACTACTTTGGCGATCGCTGCCGCGCGATTGCGCTTAACTTTCCGAATCTTTTCGTCGGCGTTACGGGGATCGGGCTGATGAAAGCGCTGATCGCTAGGGACGAGCAGACGCGCGGCGCTATTATCGACGCGGCGCACGCAAACCGTCTGCTCGCGTTGCGCGCGGGCGAAACTCATATACGGCTGTTGCCGCCGCTAACCGTAACCAAAGAGGAGATCAACGAAGGTTTCGCGCGGTTTGAGAGCGCCTGCCGCTTGGTTAAATGA